The genomic window AATTGGTTTAACCAGCCTTCTTTTATTTCACCTAGTCCGTGAATTAAAACAAGTGGCTCCCCAACACCAAAATGTAAATAAGGAACTCCAAAGCTACTTCTTTTTGATTTTTTCATAAAAACCCACCTTTAAAGTAATAAAGTCATTGGTTGAGGCGACTTTTGTTAATATGCATTATTGCCAAATTTTCTGTATGTAAACGAAAGTAAAAACTGAAAACGCTTGCAATTATACCCGTAAGAGTAAGGAGGGTTTACTTACTTATATGAAAAAATAATCGGTTTGTTAACAAATTTGTCACAAAATAGGCGAACGTGTAGAGTGTATGAGCACTAAACGTATTCTATGTATTTGGGAAGTATGGTTTTCTTCTATAATGTTAATAAGAGTTTTATAAGCTTAAAGTGAAAGAGTGCGGTTTGCGAGGGAGTGAAGGTTATATAAATGTAGAAACCCGGTCCTTTAGGTGTGGAAGTATCAGAAAGATGTTTCGAGAAGTGGTGAAATGCAGCAATAGGATGAAAAGCTTAACGATATACAACAACAGTCTGTAACAAGAAGATAAGATAACTCCAATACGTTATTTATACTTTCCTACAAAATGTCAGCTGGTTTCAAAGTATAATATAATTAAATGCTCATTATACTTCACTATTTGGAGTAAAAAAGAATGAACGGTGGTGTATTATGCGAATCATTATAGCACCAGACTCTTTTAAAGGAAGTCTTTCTGCATTACAAGCCGGTGTTATTATTCATGATGCTTTTAAAATGGAGCTTCCGTTAGCTGATATGGAAGTAATTCCAATGGCAGATGGAGGGGAAGGTACGTTAGAAAATGTAGTGTATGCAGCAGGGGGACAGCTTTTACAATGTGAGGTAACGGGTCCATTAGGATCAAAAATAATGGCAAAGTATGGAATTCTAAGAGACAACAAAACAGTAGTAATAGAAATAGCTCAAATAGCAGGTTTGACTCTTGTACGTAGCGATAAACGCAACCCTCTGCATACAACGACATATGGAATTGGTGAGGTGATTAAGCTCGCTATTCATGAAGGGTATAGAAAGTTTTTAATTGGTTTAGGAGGAAGTGCCACAAATGATGGTGGCTTAGGGATGCTTCAAGCGTTAGGTGTATCATTCTATAATAAAGATAATCTACATGTGTTGCCCTTTGGCTATTCTGTTGCAAAAGTCACTGGAGTTGATTACACGACTATGATGCCTGAAGTAAAAGAGTGTGTGTTTGAGATTGCTAGTGATGTAGATAATCCTTTATGTGGTGTTAAAGGCGCTTCTGCCACCTTCGGGCCGCAAAAAGGTGCCACACCTGATATGGTCCTTCAATTAGATAGTGCTTTAGCAAATTACGCTTCTATTATAGAAGAACACCTTGGGAGAAGCATGCAATTTAAAGGGGGCGCAGGGGCAGCTGGTGGGCTTGGTTTTGCTTTTTTAACGCTTGGGGCAGAAATTGTATCAGGGGCAGAGCTTGTCGCTAAAGCTTCTATGTTACCTGAAAAAATAAAACAAGCAGATTGGATTATTACGGGAGAAGGACAGAGTGATTATCAAACATTGTTCGGAAAAGTACCTGGGTACATTGGAAAAGAAGCGAGCAAACATAATGTTAAAGCAATATTAGTTTCTGGTAGCCTGGGGAAAGGATATGAGGATCTATATAATTACTTTGTGAGCTGTGAATCAATAGCGGTCGGTCCGTCAAGCTTACAGGAATGTATCAATCATGCAGAAAGTCTTCTGTTTAAAAAGGCTCGAAACATCGCGAGAATGTTAAATACAAAATAAGTAATGTTAATAAAAACCCTGGCTCAAGCTTGAGCCAGGGTTTTCATGCAGTAAAATCCAGGAGAGAAAAGAAAAAGTTCAGAAGTTCACAAAATATACGAATAATTATATTTTAAAAATTCCGAAAATATATTATAATGCCACAAAAGGGAGGGTTTCAGATGAACAATCAGCCACAAGAAACTAAAAATCTAGCAAGGTTACTTATTTCTTGTCCGGATAAAACGGGAATTATTTCACAAGTATCAACTTTTTTATTTCAACAAGGTGCTAATATAATGGACTCTGACCAGCATACAACTGAGGAAGGACAATTTTTCTGGCGATTGGAATTTGAGTTTGGGCACGATTCTCTCAGGAAGCTCACAGAAGAGTTTAGTTACATTGCAAAGACTGCCTCCATGAAGTGGACAATGAAGCTAAGCAGTGAACGAAAGCGTATAGCGTTATTTGTGACAAAAGAAGATCATTGTTTATTAGAATTGTTGTATGAATGGCAAGCAGGAGATTTACAGGCGGATATTTGTGCTATTGTGAGTAATCATCAATCCCTAAAGCTGTATGCAGATCAAGTACATATACCGTTTTATTACATTCCGGTTGCTAAGGATACGAAGTGGGAATGCGAGCAAGAGCAGTTAGCCATATTACGTGAAAATAATATTGATACGATCGTACTTGCAAAATATATGCAAATTCTTTCGCCAACCTTTGTTGCACAGTTTCCTAATCAGATCATTAACATCCATCATTCTTTTTTACCGGCTTTTGTTGGAGCGCGCCCGTATGAGCAGGCTTTTCATAGAGGGGTAAAGCTTATAGGTGCAACTTCGCATTATGTAACGAATGATTTAGATGAAGGTCCTATTATAGAACAAGGGGTAGATAGGGTTACACACAAACATAGTGTTGCACAATTAAAGCGCATTGGGAAAAACATAGAAAGAACAGTTTTAGCAAAAGCTGTGAAATGGCATGTAGAGGACCGAGTCATTGTGCACGGTAATAAAACAATTGTATTCACATAGAAAAAATAACTGCAAATATACAGTAAATAGAATATAATTAGGTTTGCGAAACAATCTGACATTAGGAGTACATCACATGGAGCAAACCTTTTCTATTTCAGAAAAAATCAAACAAATTATAATTCTACTTATTCCGATTTTAATTACACAGCTAGGCATGTTTTCTATGGTTCTTTTTAATACAATCATGTCAGGAAAGTATAATCCATCCGATTTAGCAGGGGTTGCTATAGGCTCAGCTGTTTGGACACCGATTTTTACCGGGCTAAGCGGTATATTATTAGCTGTATCCCCTATAGCTGCTCAATACTTTGGTGAAAAAAGAAACCGTGATGTATCACTAGTGGTAACTAATGGTATATATTTAGCGCTAGGCATTGCTGTAGCAGTCATATTGCTTGGTGCCATTTTATTAAACCCAATATTAAATAATATGGACCTAGACGATAACGTACGGATAACTGCGTATAAATACTTAGTTGGCTTAAGCTTTGGAATTATCCCCTTGTTTATATTTAACGTGCTACGTTCGTTTGTATATGCATTAGGGAAAACACGAGTGGTAATGGTGATCTTACTAGTCGTACTACCCATTAACTTCCTATTAAATTATGTATTTATCTTTGGGAATTGGGGGGTACCCGAGCTTGGTGGTGCAGGTGCTGGATATGCTACATCAATTACTTATTGGCTAATTTTAATATTAACTCTTATTTATATAAAAAATCACGAGATATTTAACCAATATGTTAGTCTAAAATACTTCCGTTCTTTTTCCTGGAGTAAATGCTTAGAAATTTTAAAAATAGGAGTCCCTATGGGGTTATCTATTTTTTTTGAAACAAGTATGTTTGCCGTTGTTACTATTTTGATTAGTAAATATAATGTTACAACTATAGCAGCCTACCAATCTGCTTTAAATATTGTCTCATTTTTATATATGATTCCATTAAGTATTTCAATGGCTTTAACTGTTCTCGTAGGGTACGAGGTCGGTGCTAAAAGGCAGAAGGATGCACGTGCCTACAGCTGGCTTGGTATTGGTTTATCTGTTGTAATCGCGTTAAGTACAGGACTTTTTGTAGTGTTGTTTCGCTATCAAGTCGCTGGTTTTTATTCAAATGAAGAGGCTGTTATTCAACTAATCGGTCACTTTCTTATTTATGCGATATTTTTTCAGATATCTGATGCTATTCAAGCAACAGCTCAAGCTGCCCTACGTGGGTATAAAGATGTTAATGTGTCTTTTGTGATGACCCTCATTGCTTATTGGATTATCTGTATTCCTTTAGGTTATGTGCTTGCTCATTATACAAGCTTAGGCGCAACAGGCTACTGGATTGGTCTAACTGTCGGCTTGTTAGTGGCTGGTGTTTGTTTGTCGCTAAGATTAGTGTACGTTCAAAAAAAGACATTACACTACGGAAATGGCTGCATAGGATAAATACTTTGTAAATTGCGAAAAGCTACTTAAGTAAAAATACCTTAAGTAGCTTTTTCTTTTTTGTAATGTTTTGTTTTAAATAAAATCAAGAAGGTGCGAATTGCAAGACTCCTTTAAAAGAAATTATAGTAATTATTCTATTTCATTCACAGTGCTCGCACTTGGCCGTAATCGCCGTAATGTTAAGTAAAAAGCAGGAACAAGAATTAGTGTCAAGGCAGTAGAGAACATTAGACCAGAGACGATTGAAATGGCCAACGGCTTAAACAATACGTCACCATTAATGGCAATCGGTAACAAAGCCACAATCGATGTAAGTGATGTTAATATAATCGGTCGGATGCGTGCACGTCCGGCATCAACAATAGCGTCACCAATATTATATCCATCACGAAGACGTTGCTCGAAAAATTCTATTAAAATGATGGAGTTTCTTACAGATACCCCGGACAGAGACACAATACCTAAAACGGCTAAAAAGCTTAAAGGGGTATTCGTAAAAAACAACCCTAAAATGGCACCTGTTGTTGACAAAAATACAGAACTTAAAATCAAAAATGGCATTGATAGTGAATTGAATTGAACAACAATAACTAAATAAATTAGAAATAATACGATAATAAATAGCTTTGTTACCTCAATAAAGAAATCTGTTCGTTCAGAGGTTTCCCCACCAACTACGAGTGTGTAATCCATTGCAAGTGAATCCTTTACATCATCAGCTAGAGCCAGTGCTTTATCTTCAAAGTTAGATTCAACATCGTTCTTTGGATACGCTCGTAAAAGAATAGTGCGTTCTCCGTTTTTATGTGGGATTTGCTGCAACTGAGATGATTCAACCTCCGTGACAATACTATCAAGAGTAATCGTAGCTGTATTAGCATTTCGCACAGGTATCTCCATTAATGATAAGTCTACTTCATTAAAGCTCGTTTGTACTTCCAACTTTAAATCTCTTCGTTCAACTCCGTCATCAAAAGTTCCGAGCGGAATACCTTGATGAGCAAGTTGTAGCTGTTCACTTACGACTTGTGTAGAAATACCGTAATAAGTTAACAGTGAACGGTCTAAATCGTAATGAATAACAGGCTGTGGTGTACCAACATCAAGAGTAACTAGTTTCGTTTCGTCGAGCTCTTCAAATTGATATTTCAGTGTATCTGCTATATCTGATAGGACAGCCATATTTGGTCCACTAATTTCGATCGCGACTGGGGCACCAACTGGAGGGCCAGCTTCAATACGCTCGAACAATAGTACAGCCTCGGGATACATGTCTCGTAGCTTTTGCTCCCAATTTGCAAGCATGTCTGAAGTGGACGAGATGTCTTTGTTTACACGAACAATGAGTTGCCCAGTATTTCCCCCTGTGTTAGAAATGATAGATGTAAATAAGCCAGGGTGCCCGGTACCTGCAAACACAGCTGTTTCTCTAATGGTCTCATCCTGCAGAATTGTATTTTCCATTTCTTGTAGGTTCTCAAAAGTTGTTTCTAATAGTGTGCCGTTTGGGAATGTAGCGGTAATGGTCACTTCCTCACGGTCAGCTGCTGGGAAAAACTCAAATGGAATCTTAGTTCCTAATGATGCTAATAGTACACAAGCTAGCAAACCGACAATACTTACAATAACCGGTCGTTTTATGATACCTTTTAAAACCTTTTCCGAATAAAATGCCTCTAACTTTAAAAACGGTTTGTGTAACAATCCACCTGAGAATCGTTTTGTTTGTTCTTTTTTTACGCGTCTCTTTTGAGTCCAATACGTAATGATTGGTATAAATGTTAGAGCCATTATAGTCGAGCCGATAATGGTGAAGATTAGTCCTGTCGGTAAAGCTCGGATAAAGCTACCTCCACTCCCTGATAAGAAGGTAAGTGGGAAAAAGCTAAACACAATCATTAAGGAGGATGTAATGATAGAATAGCGAATCTCCCTAATGCCGTTCACCGCTCCTGTGAAGGGACGATCACCTAATAAATAACGTCTCTGTATATTTTCGTTTGCCACAATTGCATCATCTACAAGTATTCCTATTGCAATGATCATTCCTATAATGGAAATTTGGTTTAAATCAACCCCCATATATGGAACCGGGATTAATCCTATTAATATTGATAAAGGTATTGATACTGCCACTAAAATAGCCGCTGCCGGTGATAAACCTAATAGCATAATAGCGACAACCGCCAAAATAGAAATAGCAAAAGAAGCAGTTAAATTATTAAATACATCCTCTACTAATTCACTTTGAATATAAAAAGGTTCCACAGAATATGTATCAGGGATTTCTTTTGACAGCTGATTAATTACTGGTGTAATACTTGCTTGTAATGACGGTATATCCACGCCTTTTTTAGCAAGGATTGTGAAGGATATAGCCGGCTTACCTTTATAAGTAACTAAATCTACGGTTTCTTTAGGGACAATAGCTACCTTACCTAGTTGACCTACTGTTATAGGTAGACTCGCGTTATTAAGCCCAACAATCACTTTTTCAATATCTGCAACTGATTGGTACGTATTTAAATCGAGTAAATAGGATTGATTATTCTTCTCTTGCTTTCCGATAGAATTCGGCGCAAATTCACTCTGAATCGCTTGAATAACCTGACCGGCTTGGATGCCATTCGTTTTTAAAGCAACAGCATTCAGTGAGATAACAATTTCTTCGTCAGTAACTCCTTTAACTTGAACCTTTTCAACCCCAGAAATAGCAGTAATTTTTTCTTCCCATCGTTCCATTTCTTGTTTTAATTGAGCTAGAACTGCATGATTGTTTGTTGTAATCATATATGATGCAACAGCAGAGGGGCTTAAACCTGTATTTACATCAGGTTCCTGCGCCTGGTCAGGGAATTGTAAAGCTGCGTCAGATACTTTCTGTTGTAAGTCTGAAAAAACAGCATCTTTGTTTATGTTGTCTTCAAACTCTAACACAATATTTGAGAATCCTTGTGCAGATGTGGACGACATGTCCTTTAACCCATCAAGGTCTTCTATTCTCTCCTCAATAATATTGGTAACGTTACGCTCAACCTCATCAGGTGAGGCCCCGGGATATACCGTTTTAACTGTTGCAACGTTTGGCATAATTTCTGGTACATCTCGTTGTGGTAATTGAAAAAAAGTTAAAAGACCTATAAGTATAAGTAACAAAAGAAAAATCATAACAATTTTAGAACGTTTTAAAACCCATTCCATCATTTCACCTCATTCAAGATTAGCCTCTATTCTGTTTATTTATATACAGTTTTCAGTTTGGTTAATTAGCTAAAGCATATGGTAGAGGGCTAGTTAATGTCAATTTATAAGTGCTAACTATTACTTGATTTAATAAGACCAAATCAAACATGTATGTCAAAGTATGAATGCGTATCAACGGCTACTTAGTATTAAAGGTGGTAATTTGATAATTTAGACATTATGCTTATAGGGCTATCAGCCATAGCTTTGGCGTCGGTACATGATTTGCTTATGTACTTAGGAGAAGGTGAGCTTGGTTTTCGTGAAATGATAGGTATAACAGCGGTAGCATCTATGGTGATCGCTGCATTAGTCGGGATTATATTATCGAAGAAAAAAACTCCAAATCTTTACGTACCGTCCACATTGCGATTCTCATCTTTACTACTATTTTGAGTGTTTCACATTTATTGGCATCTTAGTATGTAATCATGATTAAAAGCGCAAGAAGCTCTTGCGCTTTTTTGAATAGTATTTAATATCCTTCAAATATAGCTATTTTTTCTTTGATCGTGTCTGGTAGCGGAGCTGAAGATCCATTTTTTTCATCGTAGTTCACGTAAACTATCTCGGCGTCAATTAACTCTTCTTGATTGCGTGTTATTTTATAGGTCATTGTAAAGCTTGAATTTCCAATATGTGTTGTACGAGCGTGTATTTGTAACAGATCATCTAATTTCGCAGAGCTTTTGTAGTGAATAGTACTTTTAACAAGTACGGGATTAAATGGTACTTTATGCAGTCCTTGGACCCAATCACAGCCTAATAAATTCCGAAAATACTCTGTCATTGCTACATCAATATAAGTTAAGTAATGAGCATTAAAGACGATTTTTTGCCCATCTATTTCTGAGTAGCGTACTCGTAATTCGTATGAAAATTTAAAACCAGGATAACTCACACTATCTCATCCCTTCATCAATTAACTGACCATAGTTCATGAAAGCGCCTGCGTAAGTTCTGAAAGAACCGTTAGCGAATTGCTCCATGAGGAAGGATTGCATGTACGCCTTTACTTCCATTTACTACTTGAGTTATTCGTAAATCTACAGTGACACTTGCTAACGCTAGCGCCTCAGGCTTTGAAACAGAATGAATGTCCATTATTAATAGTGCTATTTCGTCAAGTGCGATAGCACAAGCTTCATTTAAATCTTCGTGGAAACCGAAAGTAATCCAACCAGCAGATGTATTTGCTCGTGGCATTTGAAGATTCATATTTTCATGAACAATCAACGTGAAATCAACTAAATCCATAGGGCATTCAATGGCGGTCCCTGAAACCTCCCCATCTCCTTGTGCTGCATGTCCATCTCCGATAGAAAATAGAGCTGAATCCACCGCGATAGGTAAAAATAGACTGCTTCCTCTACCTAATTCCTTACAATCTATGTTTCCGCCGCAATATCTAGGCGGTGATGTGATATGAACACCATCTTCAGCAGGTGCAACCCCCATTAAACCAATAAAAGGATTTAAACCGACATGAAATTGCTTCGTTCCGATTTGACAGGAGCCTGTCATCGTTGTCGTATTTAATTTCCAGTCAAGCCGAATGCGTTCTGAACTTGTTAGCTGGAGCTTTGTGTTTTGCCAGTTTTCTATTCCTCCAGCCCAATTTCGACCGTACCAGCCAGGAACAACGTTGTTTAGCCGTACCTCTAAAACCATTCCTCGCTTTGCACCTTCAATAGCGATAGGTCCAATCATAGGATGCCCCGGTTTATCCTCATGTTCTCGAGATTGATAAATGATTCTTTCTTGCCCCTTTTTCTTAGAGTAGCCCCATTCAATATCCGGTGTCTGTACAAGAATACTATCACCTGACTTTACTGTTAAGATCGGGTTATAATTATTAGAAAATGTACCGTGTAGAATATCCGTATGTAATTCCAATCTGTGTATCATATTACCCACTCCTACTTGTCTCATATTATATAAGTATAAGGTGAATTATTAACATAGACAATTTAAGAATGCGAAATTTTCTATATTTTATCAAGTGAGGTTAAGAGAATGAGGGACTTTCATTGTTGTGCAACATGCAAGCATTTTAAAACTGAAAAAAACACAACGGGTTTAAGGTACAAGTGTACACGTCTAGGTTACGAAACAAAGCCGTCATATCGATTTTCATGCTGGAATCCTAAGGATATAGTAAGAGGATTAATGGAAAAAGAAACTAAGGATTAGAAAAGAACACTGTCTCATCAGTAATTTATGACGAATTCAAGTTATCAAAATAGAAAAGCTCTCAATGATGAGAGCTTATCGGTTATCCGGAATATGTTTCGTTGTCTAACTCTTCTTGATAAGAGATAAACCTTGATTCAATTTCATTCCATTCATCTTCTGATTCGAGTTCATCATAAATAATTGTACCTTCAGAATCCTCAGTATAACGAAATGCTGTAATCATGATATCCTCTGAAGCATTTTCTAAGTCTTCAAGCAGTGCTACTACGATATATTTATTATTATTCATCTCGGTAGTAAATACAACTTCAAAGGTTTCTTCATTGCCTTCTTCACCAATTAAAAGCTCATCACCAATTTCAACAGACATTTATTTCTCCCCTGTCATTGTGTAGTCATTACTATTCTTCTCATGATTTGGTAGATTATTCTTCGAAATGACTTGAGAGACGACAATACGTCTAATTATTTTTTTATAGCGTCAGCGAAACGTTCAATGTTTGCATCATAAATCTTACCAGTGCTAGATTTAATACCTGCAACTGTACGGATAATTAATTTTTCAAGGAAGTTTAATTGTTTGAAGTCATATTGATACCCAAAAATTTCTTTCGATACCGCATGCTCATAGAGTTCTTTAGGGAAGGAGTCCACTAACTCTTGCTGTAGAATATTTTCGTCTTTATGGCCTGCACAAATAAATAATCCAACCTTTTTGTTTAAAAGCTGTGGAAGGTAATTATTAGCTAAGTCAGTAACCTCTTGTTGAATCTTTCCGAAGTAAATGGAACCACCGATTATTACGTTTTCAAAATCATCTAGAGAGGGAATCGGGTCAATTAGTATGTTTACAAGGTATACATTATCCCCAATTTTATCACGTAATAGTTGAGCACTGTGCTTAGTTGTACCATGTTTTGTAGCATATAAAATAATAGTATTCATAACTTTGCCTCCTGTCTGCGCTTGCAGATAGATTATTTGTAGAAATGTATTACTAAACCGACCTTACTCATCAATCGTATAGTATCATTTTTAACGAATGAAAATGAATATTTTGGGATTTTTTCACAAAATCTACAGAATTATAACTTTGTACGATATTTGCTACCTATTTCTTCATGTCTAATAAATAATGTTAATTTTGCAAACTATGTGTCTAAAACTAAACAAAACTAGAATTTTTAAAAAAATATTAAATTATGTATTGAAAACCCTTACATATGTCGCTATAATGAAAATGTGAAAACGATATCATATCGAAATTCATTAGGGGGTGTTAGGACTTTAGATGAGGAGGAATACATGATGCCTACTATAGCAGATGTTGCAAAGCTTGCGGGACTTTCACGCACAACGGTATCACGTGTCATTAACAATCATCCATATGTCACAGAGGAAAAGAGAAAGTTAGTTCAGATGGCAATGAAGGAGTTAGGATATGTCCCTAATTCTTCTGCAAGAAGTCTAAGGAGTCAACGAACGAAGACAATTGCTGTTCTTATTCCGAGGATTATGAATCCTTTCTTCAGTTCTCTAATAGAAGCGATGGAAATGGAAGCTACCGATAGAGGTTACCAGCTCATTGTTTGTCAAACACATTATAGTCCACAACGAGAGTTAAACTATATGAAACTCTTACAGACGAAGCAAGTTGATGGTGTTATATTAGCTTCCATTCAAAATGAATGGGATATGTTAAAACCATTTCTTGAATATGGACCTGTTGTAATGTGTAATGAGTTCGAAGAAAACGTAAATGTACCGGTAGTAAAGTTAAACCAGCTTCAGGGTGGTTACATACTTACTAAATACCTATTACAGCAAGGTCATAGAAAAATAGCTTATTGTTGTGGTGGATATCGAAGTAACGTGGCCCGTTATCGTGAGAAAGGGTTTCGCAAAGCATTAAGTGAATACGGAATTAGCTTTGATGAAACACTCGCTTTTCGTAACGCTTATAACATTGAAGATGGTAGGACAGTATTTCGCGAAATTGCTTCAATGTCATCTAAACCGTCAGCCGTGTTTTCTGGTGGTGACGAAGTAGCTGCAGGTATTATTTCGGAAGCAAAGCGTCAAGGATGGCGTATTCCAGAGGATTTAGCTGTTGCAGGCTTTGATAACCAAGAGATTTCAAAAATTATAGAACCTACTATTACAACCGTGCATCAACCAGTAGAGTTAATTGGGACAACAGCAGTTAATATGTTAATAAAGCAAATTCATTCTCCCGTGCATACTGTTGATAACAGAGAGTTTCCGTTAGAGTTGATCGAAAGAGAATCAACGAGAGGAAATGCCGTAATTAGAGTGTAATTTACTTACTTATGAATTTTATGAAATCGAATTCATAAAAAACCATAACTTTCCAAAGGTAATGTCTTTGTAAAAGTAAAAATGTGAAATCGAATCCAGAAAATCTAGAATATCAAAAAAAAAGAGAGAACCCTATGAACTATATGAAATCGAATTCAGAAGTATGAACTACTTCCAGAGTCGAGACAATAAATATCGATTCTGACAACCAACATTAGGAGGCAGAAAGATTATGAAAAAATTTAGCCAGTTGTTTGCTGTTCTATTTGCACTAATGCTAGTTTTAGCTGCTTGTGGTGGTAACAATGATACTACAGATGAAGGCGCTACAACAGATAATGAAACAACTCAAGAAACAACTGATAACACAGATACAGCGACTACAGACGAAGGTACTGATGAAAAAGTTAAAATCGTTTACGCTCGTGGTCAAGATTCAACAAAAGCTACTGATGAAATCATTAAAGCTTTTGAAGCGAAATTCCCTAACATTGACGTAGAACTACG from Bacillus sp. HMF5848 includes these protein-coding regions:
- a CDS encoding glycerate kinase, with translation MRIIIAPDSFKGSLSALQAGVIIHDAFKMELPLADMEVIPMADGGEGTLENVVYAAGGQLLQCEVTGPLGSKIMAKYGILRDNKTVVIEIAQIAGLTLVRSDKRNPLHTTTYGIGEVIKLAIHEGYRKFLIGLGGSATNDGGLGMLQALGVSFYNKDNLHVLPFGYSVAKVTGVDYTTMMPEVKECVFEIASDVDNPLCGVKGASATFGPQKGATPDMVLQLDSALANYASIIEEHLGRSMQFKGGAGAAGGLGFAFLTLGAEIVSGAELVAKASMLPEKIKQADWIITGEGQSDYQTLFGKVPGYIGKEASKHNVKAILVSGSLGKGYEDLYNYFVSCESIAVGPSSLQECINHAESLLFKKARNIARMLNTK
- the purU gene encoding formyltetrahydrofolate deformylase, coding for MNNQPQETKNLARLLISCPDKTGIISQVSTFLFQQGANIMDSDQHTTEEGQFFWRLEFEFGHDSLRKLTEEFSYIAKTASMKWTMKLSSERKRIALFVTKEDHCLLELLYEWQAGDLQADICAIVSNHQSLKLYADQVHIPFYYIPVAKDTKWECEQEQLAILRENNIDTIVLAKYMQILSPTFVAQFPNQIINIHHSFLPAFVGARPYEQAFHRGVKLIGATSHYVTNDLDEGPIIEQGVDRVTHKHSVAQLKRIGKNIERTVLAKAVKWHVEDRVIVHGNKTIVFT
- a CDS encoding MATE family efflux transporter, whose protein sequence is MEQTFSISEKIKQIIILLIPILITQLGMFSMVLFNTIMSGKYNPSDLAGVAIGSAVWTPIFTGLSGILLAVSPIAAQYFGEKRNRDVSLVVTNGIYLALGIAVAVILLGAILLNPILNNMDLDDNVRITAYKYLVGLSFGIIPLFIFNVLRSFVYALGKTRVVMVILLVVLPINFLLNYVFIFGNWGVPELGGAGAGYATSITYWLILILTLIYIKNHEIFNQYVSLKYFRSFSWSKCLEILKIGVPMGLSIFFETSMFAVVTILISKYNVTTIAAYQSALNIVSFLYMIPLSISMALTVLVGYEVGAKRQKDARAYSWLGIGLSVVIALSTGLFVVLFRYQVAGFYSNEEAVIQLIGHFLIYAIFFQISDAIQATAQAALRGYKDVNVSFVMTLIAYWIICIPLGYVLAHYTSLGATGYWIGLTVGLLVAGVCLSLRLVYVQKKTLHYGNGCIG
- a CDS encoding efflux RND transporter permease subunit gives rise to the protein MMEWVLKRSKIVMIFLLLLILIGLLTFFQLPQRDVPEIMPNVATVKTVYPGASPDEVERNVTNIIEERIEDLDGLKDMSSTSAQGFSNIVLEFEDNINKDAVFSDLQQKVSDAALQFPDQAQEPDVNTGLSPSAVASYMITTNNHAVLAQLKQEMERWEEKITAISGVEKVQVKGVTDEEIVISLNAVALKTNGIQAGQVIQAIQSEFAPNSIGKQEKNNQSYLLDLNTYQSVADIEKVIVGLNNASLPITVGQLGKVAIVPKETVDLVTYKGKPAISFTILAKKGVDIPSLQASITPVINQLSKEIPDTYSVEPFYIQSELVEDVFNNLTASFAISILAVVAIMLLGLSPAAAILVAVSIPLSILIGLIPVPYMGVDLNQISIIGMIIAIGILVDDAIVANENIQRRYLLGDRPFTGAVNGIREIRYSIITSSLMIVFSFFPLTFLSGSGGSFIRALPTGLIFTIIGSTIMALTFIPIITYWTQKRRVKKEQTKRFSGGLLHKPFLKLEAFYSEKVLKGIIKRPVIVSIVGLLACVLLASLGTKIPFEFFPAADREEVTITATFPNGTLLETTFENLQEMENTILQDETIRETAVFAGTGHPGLFTSIISNTGGNTGQLIVRVNKDISSTSDMLANWEQKLRDMYPEAVLLFERIEAGPPVGAPVAIEISGPNMAVLSDIADTLKYQFEELDETKLVTLDVGTPQPVIHYDLDRSLLTYYGISTQVVSEQLQLAHQGIPLGTFDDGVERRDLKLEVQTSFNEVDLSLMEIPVRNANTATITLDSIVTEVESSQLQQIPHKNGERTILLRAYPKNDVESNFEDKALALADDVKDSLAMDYTLVVGGETSERTDFFIEVTKLFIIVLFLIYLVIVVQFNSLSMPFLILSSVFLSTTGAILGLFFTNTPLSFLAVLGIVSLSGVSVRNSIILIEFFEQRLRDGYNIGDAIVDAGRARIRPIILTSLTSIVALLPIAINGDVLFKPLAISIVSGLMFSTALTLILVPAFYLTLRRLRPSASTVNEIE
- a CDS encoding thioesterase family protein, encoding MSYPGFKFSYELRVRYSEIDGQKIVFNAHYLTYIDVAMTEYFRNLLGCDWVQGLHKVPFNPVLVKSTIHYKSSAKLDDLLQIHARTTHIGNSSFTMTYKITRNQEELIDAEIVYVNYDEKNGSSAPLPDTIKEKIAIFEGY
- a CDS encoding acetamidase/formamidase family protein gives rise to the protein MIHRLELHTDILHGTFSNNYNPILTVKSGDSILVQTPDIEWGYSKKKGQERIIYQSREHEDKPGHPMIGPIAIEGAKRGMVLEVRLNNVVPGWYGRNWAGGIENWQNTKLQLTSSERIRLDWKLNTTTMTGSCQIGTKQFHVGLNPFIGLMGVAPAEDGVHITSPPRYCGGNIDCKELGRGSSLFLPIAVDSALFSIGDGHAAQGDGEVSGTAIECPMDLVDFTLIVHENMNLQMPRANTSAGWITFGFHEDLNEACAIALDEIALLIMDIHSVSKPEALALASVTVDLRITQVVNGSKGVHAILPHGAIR
- a CDS encoding DUF1292 domain-containing protein, which codes for MSVEIGDELLIGEEGNEETFEVVFTTEMNNNKYIVVALLEDLENASEDIMITAFRYTEDSEGTIIYDELESEDEWNEIESRFISYQEELDNETYSG
- a CDS encoding flavodoxin domain-containing protein encodes the protein MNTIILYATKHGTTKHSAQLLRDKIGDNVYLVNILIDPIPSLDDFENVIIGGSIYFGKIQQEVTDLANNYLPQLLNKKVGLFICAGHKDENILQQELVDSFPKELYEHAVSKEIFGYQYDFKQLNFLEKLIIRTVAGIKSSTGKIYDANIERFADAIKK